A window from Theropithecus gelada isolate Dixy chromosome 1, Tgel_1.0, whole genome shotgun sequence encodes these proteins:
- the LOC112627657 gene encoding dihydrofolate reductase — MVHSLNCIVAVSQNMGIGKNGDLTWPPLRNEFGYFQRMTTTSSVEGKQNLVIMGKKTWFSIPEKNRPLKGRINLVLSRELKEPPQGAHFLARSLDDALKLTEQPELANKVDMIWIVGGSSVYKEAVNHPGHLKLFVTRIMQDFESDTFLPEIDLEKYKLLPEYPGVLSDVQEEKGIKYKFEVYEKND; from the coding sequence ATGGTTCATTCGCTAAACTGCATCGTCGCTGTGTCCCAGAACATGGGCATCGGCAAGAATGGGGACCTGACCTGGCCGCCGCTCAGGAATGAATTCGGATATTTCCAGAGAATGACCACAACCTCTTCAGTAGAAGGTAAACAGAATCTGGTGATTATGGGTAAGAAGACTTGGTTCTCCATTCCTGAGAAGAATCGACCTTTAAAGGGTAGAATTAATTTAGTTCTCAGCAGAGAACTCAAGGAACCTCCACAAGGAGCTCATTTTCTTGCCAGAAGTCTGGATGATGCCTTAAAACTTACTGAACAACCAGAATTAGCAAATAAAGTAGACATGATTTGGATAGTTGGTGGCAGTTCTGTTTATAAGGAAGCCGTGAATCACCCAGGCCATCTTAAACTATTTGTGACAAGGATCATGCAAGACTTTGAAAGTGACACCTTTCTTCCAGAAATTGATTTGGAGAAATATAAACTTCTACCAGAATACCCAGGTGTTCTTTCTGATGTCCAAGAGGAGAAAGGCATTAAGTACAAATTTGAAGTATATGAGAAGAATGATTAA
- the LOC112630227 gene encoding LOW QUALITY PROTEIN: actin, alpha skeletal muscle-like (The sequence of the model RefSeq protein was modified relative to this genomic sequence to represent the inferred CDS: deleted 3 bases in 2 codons) yields the protein MAAPKVLLALHVFLKSRTWSGSYELPDGQVITNGNERFHCPEALFQPSFLGMESCGIRETTFNSIMKCDVDICKDLYINTVLSGGTTMYPGIADRMQKEITALVPSTMKIKIIAPPECKYSVWIGTSILASLSAFQQIWISKQGYDESGPSIAHCKCSCADFTHQFNHSLTSQLCTTSCRTSCPDGCCLLAQMALLLEPPEE from the exons ATGGCTGCTCCTAAGGTGTTGCTAGCCCTCCATGTCTTCCTAAAGAGCAGAACTTGGA gTGGAAGCTACGAGCTGCCTGATGGCCAGGTCATCACCAACGGCAATGAGCGGTTCCACTGTCCCGAGGCGCTCTTCCAGCCTTCCTTCCTGGGCATGGAATCCTGTGGCATCCGTGAAACTACCTTCAACTCCATCATGAAGTGTGATGtggacatctgcaaagacctgtACATCAATACAGTGCTGTCTGGCGGCACCACCATGTACCCTGGC ATCGCGGACAGGATGCAGAAGGAGATCACT GCCCTGGTGCCCAGCACGATGAAGATCAAGATCATTGCTCCTCCTGAGTGCAAGTACTCCGTGTGGATCGGCACCTCTATCCTGGCCTCTCTGTCCGCCTTCCAGCAGATATGGATCAGCAAGCAGGGGTATGATGAGTCTGGCCCCTCCATCGCCCACTGCAAATGCTCCTGTGCAGACT TCACACACCAGTTTAATCACAGCCTGACTAGCCAGCTCTGCACCACCTCCTGCAGAACTTCTTGCCCAGATGGCTGCTGCCTTCTTGCCCAGATGGCTCTTCTCTTGGAGCCACCAGAAGAGTGA
- the LOC112634733 gene encoding protein MIS12 homolog, whose protein sequence is MSVNPMTYEAQFFGFMPQTCMLRIYIAFQDYLFEVMQAVEQVILKKLDGIPDCDISPVQIRKCTEKFLCFMKGHFDNLFSKMEQLFLQLILRIPSNILLPEDKCKEIPYSEEDFQRLQKDFEQLQEKYKTELCIKQAPLAELEEQKIVQAKLKQTLTFFDELQNVVRDHGTSDFRESLVSLVQNSRKLQNIRDSVEKESKRLKIS, encoded by the coding sequence ATGTCTGTGAATCCAATGACCTATGAGGCCCAGTTCTTTGGCTTCATGCCACAAACGTGCATGCTTCGAATCTACATTGCATTTCAAGACTACCTATTTGAAGTGATGCAGGCCGTTGAACAGGTTATTCTGAAGAAGCTGGATGGCATCCCAGACTGTGACATTAGCCCAGTGCAGATTCGCAAATGCACCGAGAAGTTTCTTTGCTTCATGAAAGGACATTTTGATAACCTTTTTAGCAAAATGGAGCAACTGTTTTTGCAGCTGATTTTACGTATTCCCTCAAACATCTTGCTTCCTGAAGATAAATGTAAGGAGATACCTTACAGTGAGGAAGATTTTCAGCGTCTCCAGAAAGATTTTGAACAGTTACAGGAGAAGTACAAGACTGAATTATGTATTAAGCAGGCCCCTCTTGCAGAATTAGAAGAGCAAAAAATTGTTCAGGCCAAACTCAAACAGACGTTGACTTTCTTTGATGAGCTTCAAAATGTTGTCAGAGATCATGGGACTAGTGATTTTAGGGAGAGTTTAGTGTCCCTGGTTCAGAACTCcagaaaactacagaacattaGAGACAGTGTGGAAAAGGAATCGAAACGACTGAAAATATCTTAA